The genome window TGTGTGATTACTTCAACATCTCCGGAGATGATTCTTGAGGACCTTCGATGGTATTCGAATTTTCTTTATAGTAGTTTTTGGTACAGGTACAAGCATCGTCATTCAGAATTGCGAAGAATTCATTGGCTAAGATCTGGAGCTTTTGTCCACTATAATCCATAGGCCGAAGAAGCTTGCAATAACCACAATTACTAGAGCTACCGTACCTACTAGTCCTTCTGAAAACATAGAAAACAGGCAagatttataattatattgtATTATTAAGAATTGATAACTTAAGGGGTTACATGGGTTTCCTCGGGCAAAAAACGGccttttttcaatcattttttttgcatataaaaaatgaaatatttagatgaaactttttattatttaaaagatacatatttaatgaacattttgtgaaattttcaaaaaaaaatatcaagatggCGGCCATTACGACGCCATTTCCGGCAGTCCCTCGGAAAAAAGGTGCCTCCGCGTTGTCAGCAGAACTTCTTTCAGGATTAtctgaaatgaaaggaaaaaattcgtgTTTTAGTAAAGACAACAAACTAGGTATtggacgaaggaaaaaaaaaaatgaaaattcgatttttggcagacatttttataaaaaaatgcaaattttgatgaaaatttctcgaaatttttttatttttaaatagttgtaattaaaaaaaaaaatccttcgttcAAGACCTTGTAAATGATATCTCGAAGACttgtgtaaaatttcattaagatcGGTTGAGTAGTTCGCGAGAAATCTTAACAAccgactttgaaaatatagttttgagaaaaacgcgtttaaagttttggagacaataaaagtgggaaaaaaaatccttttttcAACTTACATTGAATCGTCGATTCCTGGGCCATAAATTAGAGAACCTGCTGGAGCTGCAATGTCCAGGGCATCCTTTTGCTCCTGTCGATGACGAACCCTGGCTTATCTGGGCTCTAGACACTTTAAACGGCTCTAGACACTTTGAATTACCTGACCTCGGGCGTCCGTCTTTTCAGGGCTGTATCTCCGAAACTATTACTCGgatcaacttgaaaatttaggacaatattctagagatgttatagaatttaataagacaaaaaaaaatcgattttttgaaaccgTGAAACCCATGTAACCCCTTAAGCAGACCGCAAGAACTTAATTCGGTGTTACTTCAATTGTCttctttattgattttttgttttgtctcataatttattgaaatcaaACGTAAAACTGGAAGGGATTTGATACAGTTTGGATAAACTCAAAGTCTCTGAACTCTCTCTGAATGTTCCATCTCAGAAAATATACtacataataaaattaaattgacgtTTTCAATTTATCTCGTCTTTAATTCCACCCAGGAGAGTGATTGTAAGAGGACGAAACTGTTTAGGACGTGTTTTCCCTAAAAATCGATtggttaatttttaatcaactaTTATGAATAGACAGTTTTTGTTTTGCTATTTTATCTGCAGGAGGTgcccaaaaataataaaaatatgctGCAAAAAAGTAAAAAGTAAAAATGTGGAACCTGGACTTTTCAATTTATATGTTGAAATAATTGCAATAAACGAAAAGCTGATAATGCCTGATTTGGTCGAGAGGCAAGAGGGGAGGGCTATAAAAGTAAATGATTTCCGTTCCCCACGGAAATGTTCCTCGCGTCAGTGACTTAGTAAAGAAAATGTTGAATGATATTTACATGAGAGCACATacctttttccattttttttttaatcaaatccTCCAAATGTTGTACATGTTGATTCCCAGGTTCTACCTGAAGGAATGCCCTGACATAGTCCAAGGCTTTACTGTATTCCTGAAATAATGAGATAGTTAATAACGCATCATCAACGAGAACGAATGAAGTCCTATTAACTGTTATGAGTTCACTAATAAAGTTTGAGTACTTTTCgataatctttgaatttattaaaatggtAGAGCTACTTTAAATTCAGAGGGATAGCACTGCTGATCAGAATATGTATAACGCGATTTGTTTCACTTTTAGAGAaagcaaaattaaaattttgtcgATCTGTgttatatttaataaacagacAGGTTCTTACTCCGATTCGAGCGTTCCCAGTGGCTAAATAATACAGGCAATCCTTCTTTTCACTGTCTCTGTAATTGCTGAATAAATCCTCGAGCAGTACGATTCCTTTTCTGATGTCTCCTGGATATCTGCTCCTCACTAAACACCAGGCATACTCAAATTGAACCTTTTGGGTCACTGAAGATGACCTCAAGTGCTCGCTGTAGGTCCTCTCGAATTTCTAAATCACAATGATTTTTGTCACTTCAAGAAACTATAGAAATTCATTAGACAATCGAAATATTTAGTCGAAAGTTCTTCCCAAATTTGTGTCTGAAAAACGACATAGTCTGGTAAGTTTCACATTTCTTTTCCGTAAAAATAATGTCAAAGAAAAGTTTGAGAAGCGACTCAACACCTGATGTGATGCTTCTCATATTCACTTGAAAGGTCATTTCAACCACTAGTGTTAAACCGACAGCCGATTTTTTACAACTGAAAACTCTCAATGATCAGTGTAAATTATGTGGCAACCTCAGATTTTCATGATATTTTAGGTAATACTTAATAACTTGATTGCATACCATTGGAATTTAGAAACTTTCCCATTCTCCGCCTAAGATgtgtgaaaatgaaatgaaaaattgctaTCAGTAAGAAATTTACTGAGTACTCAGTAATTTGTATTAAATTCCTCACTAATAATTGAGCTTTCCTCCAAAGATTCTGACTAGCTTTCATtcagaaattttattaaataaataaaaaaatagtaattcaatttttttttcgattgccaaaaaattaaaaatgtgttACTTATCgactaaaaaatatcttcgGTTCCAAAAAGTCAGAGAAATCATTAGGAAAATGCCAGTTATGGTTATTGAATTCCATCATCTGTATTCAATAAAccccaaaatattcaataaatattccccACATCGTAGAAACACTTCTCCACGTAAAGAAGGGGCAATATTGAATCCGAGACCACCTCTAAGGACATCAAGAGCGTACGAGATCCTCTGCTCATACGGGAAAGTGTACATTGAAGAAACCAAAACAAAGATCAAAAGACACCAACGGCGCTCAAATATGCTCACTTTGAATCGTCTGCTCTTGTTGAACACCGGATGGAGATTGGACATACCATTCAGTATGATCAGGCGAGGACCTTGACCGAATCTAAAGGAtattttgaaagaaaatatcGAGGGGCCTCGAGCTCCATCAAAATTTTAACAACTTCAACAGGAATAGAAGATATCAAGTGAACCCTATCTGGGACACGGTCCTGAcggtttttcaattaatcaattgatgAATCAAAAAACCCGATTGGCTAagtaacccccccccccccccccttcaccGTCACCTCTGAGGGTATATAAGGACTACCCTCAGACTTGGGGCTCATAACTCTGAAGATGGAAACTGCAATGTATGCGAAACTTCGCTAGAATGCTAAAATAGAACTTGATATTCATCCGGAAaccaataatataataatataatacgtgagtgaaatttttttgccaaGCTGTACACATCGATTGGAACACCCGATTGCAAACCAAACTGCTCATTTTTCGCTGAACCCTGTCACGTGCAATTCTGTGGTTTATTCCGTAATCGATCAATGAAATGCAATTTCGagcatttttgataaatatttctctgtgTTTATCGAGAAGAAATTTCCGATCGATTAATATTGAGAGTGTTTTATATGTgtgaacaaaaatgaatcatctgtctacagctgttttcagtccatctcagtatgttataattttttttagtttttctgccaacagtaccgaaatgtttagaatggttttaatgAAGAGAATCAGAGAAGAAAAAGCAAGGAATGAATAAACCAGGgtcttttgtcaaatgggtctaaagtgtcaaatctttggtcacgAAGTCAGCTGATCTGGCGACATCATACGAGAaggatataccttctgcgtgtgataataaagaatgaaagttaatagttaaatcggTTTTATATCATTGAGAAagtccctatccataatccaataattaattaccaaaaattccaggaacttattaaaaaatggtaaCCACTGTTATCAACCCATCTGTAGCCTGTTATCAATTCGATATGGAAcaaaacttttttttgtcttgaaaatgtTTCTCCAACTACTATTTTAGTATAGCCATGGCAGAATGGATACATCTGTATGAAAAACCTAGTCCAAAAATTGTCCAGCTACCTGTCAAGACAATGATCAACTCTCCACCCTGTCCACACCCAAAATGTCTCCAAATACATGTTCCTGACCATCTCAAAATTCCAATACCAATAACTTGAGAATGATCTCCAACGCAAAAACACCTTGACTCATCTTTTATTACTCCATGAAGCAATGAAAATGACTTGTAAAAGGAGGCAAATGAACTAACCAAAAAAAACTCTCCCCTATTAAGAATTTGTCGAAATCACCAAGAAGCCAGCTATagccattgaaaaatatctaattaattattgatgattttaTGGATTATTCGCTAATGAGGGACTCACTTTGAGGTCCTCCGAAGAGACAATCTCATCCAGAACGTTCTCCATGACACTCGTACTGATTATCAATTCCTCAAATCCAAAAAAAACACGGAATATTGATTAATTCAGCGCGTGACGAGTTCCTGACCAATCTGTGTCAGTTATTTTTCTGTTGCTGGCAATCGAAGATGTAAAGGTAATGGTTGAGTGGCCCATGAGTAGCGATATATGTCACCTGGAGAATAACTTGAATAATCACCGGGCtgcagtgatgccagatgcgGGACCCACACGTCTCCCACTGCCCCACTCCGCGTACCACTGCGCTCTAGCTAGGGCGCAGGTTGCTTGGCGCCACGTTTAAACACTTGAATTCTATCAAGTAATGTTTGATGGGTTATGAGGGTAAGGGGGGATGGATGAAATGTTAGGAgggaattttatggaaaagtcAAGGAATGCGAGGATCACTTGGGTATGGGTCAAGCGTCCCGAGGGTCACAAGGGGGTGGGTCACGGGCCAAGAGCGTCAATTTTgggaatatataattttttttcgtcacaaacgaaaaatagaattaatattacgcaatcattttaaaaaaagatCAGGATATTATTAACAAAACTTTATTGAGTTTTCCACGTTTATCATTTGGGGGCCCTAAAAAGGGCCGTTTGGTTCTGAAAAAATAGATTAATTGAATGGTTTTTCATGTTGTATAGAATCCTCGAGAGAACCTGAGTTTAATGAGCAGATGATGATTATAATAGTTTGAAAGAGTTGACTTTTTAATAGGCGAAAATACTTGAAATTATCCTTTCTACTAAACtaaaaatacttttctcaCTTTAGGAATATTGTTTGGGatacaaattatttgaattatgtAAATCGAGATGATCCTGATGTACTTGAAAAGTAGTGCAATCGACTTTGTGACACTGATTAGAGGACCGTATCTGACAAATCGACTTGAGGCAATCAGTACCAAGCTTATTGCGTTTCCTGGGTTTGACATCTGTCACAATCGAGAAATGAAAAGAGCATCGAAAAGCGGAAGAATGCAagtacatatatatatgtgtgTATATATATCTATGTTGCCCTGGTAAGCCTCAAAAAAAGACAAATATCAAATAAAGAAAGTACtgtatttgtttttgttaaaatcaattaatgtaGTACCTAGATTCTACATGATGTAGATTAGATTCTTATTGTATTATACTTATagaaattattagaaataGCGAATAGAAATGATTAAATCCGCCACCTTTGATTTGAGCCTGTGGTCGCGCGCATGCCCAGTAGCAGTAGTTGCGCGAGGGAGCTGCGCATGAAAGTCCCACGCATGGGATTTGGCATACCCCGTAGCGGTAGGTGCGCGAGggagttgcgcatgaaactcccacgcgtgggatttttgcccccatctggcatcactgccGGGCTGGCATAATAGTTATAATAATTCTACCCAAGAAACCTCAAGAATATAAGTTAAGTTAGCCACATAAGCCATGGGCTAACTTCATGTGTCAAACTTTCCCCTCATTGGTCAATATGTAATCGGAATATGGCCATGTTCgacgcgggaaattcaaatacggTGATCAGTctcgtaaaaataataatgtgtCAGTTGCAATTGAGATTGCGGCGACTTCTCATAATGAATAAGTCTGAAAGATTTTAGCTACGTTAGATCGTAAAGTACTTAATAGACAAGTGGATTTATTAGACAAATAACGTTATGTATCTAATTGGAGATCGTTAGTACATGATTGTACAGCTAACGATTTCGTTTGTACACTCCCTAATTCggaaaagatttttatttacttgatTGGATACATTTACTTATTAAGACCCGGTTGGAGAGGATCACGTGATACTAAATCCTGAACATGAATAAACTGTTGAAATAATGGTTTTGTTATAATCAAACATAATTACCAGCCGACGGATACAATCAACGAAGTGCGGTAATTGGGTTGGGTCATtaccaaataattatttttgttgtaaTCTGTAATGGCAGTTTGAGGTTATATatcgattaaaataatttcaagtcGATGGCCAATCGACTAACCATCGAGTAGCCATCAAGTCACCCGTCAGCGTTGTCGACCGGCATCACGTTGAAAATTTACAACCAAGTCCCCGCTAATTAGTTCATGTACAAACATTATAGTTGACTGTACAATTGGATACTAACGATGTACAATCGAGTACATAGATTAACTTTTCTAATTAGGGTTCTTGTTGACTAAGTAATTTGGGTTGCTTCTCCATAAACGTTGGCAATGTTCCCATAAACTCTTATTTGGGTCAAATAACCGCCTTTTGTTgtcgtgaaattttttttttatttttggaaattacgTATCGTTGATTGAGGTATTCAACTGTCTTTccatgtatttttcaatattttttcctgatttttaagCATTTGTAAAGGTCTTTCTAAACGTTTCGAGGTTATCAGTCACTTTGTGGCGATGAAAACAAAGACGACAGATTTAGTAAATATTAcatttgattattaattgcCGAATTGTTGATTGCTTTTTTTAAGACTTTATGATTTTCACTACGCTTTTCTAGGAATTATGtagttttcaattcaattaattctgaacaataataaaatatacaaTTTAATACACTATTAATTAACATTATGAAAGTTCGttgatgtttttcattttttaacaaattctGAGGCAATCACGGGAATTCTTTAGTTTAAAACtgattttttgggattttCGTGGATTTTGGTacgataaatttattgatcaAAAGAATGTAATAAATTTTGCAGTATTTAATCCGGGATGTTGGAGCCAACGGTGCAGGCGTTGACCACTAGAGTGGTTTTAGCAAGCGGATCACCGAGACGgcatgagataattaaaaatttggtGAGTTAAACAGGTGGTATTGCATCAAAATCTCGGAAATTACAGGAAAATTAAACTATCAGTATTTGAATTGACAGAACAGAAAAATGTGATGATCGAAAAGTATTTAAACTTGATAAGGAATACactgaacaattaaaaaaagtaattatCTCTCACAACTGTTATCGCTGAGCGAAAAAAATGAGCATATTTATGGTTACAATTTTGTGTTGTAATCGGTTTGTAGAACTTGGAAAAAACTTTTCACGCTTTTTCGAGTTTCCACAATGGaaatcaaaattcaatgaaaagtttcaattttcatctacattttttgctttttatttttgagaaatttagaaaatactGCGACACGTCaactgaaatttcaatcaaactGGTGAATTCTTCATAAAGTTATGGCacttttgattgattttttatcagttttcCAGATAAATTCACGCTCATAAGAGTTGTTGATAGCAACATAAGGACAATGtttggaattaaatttgaatgaatagCCTTTATCATAACAATGAGTTATTAAAAACTTCGTTTGAAAAGTGTGAATCATTGGCGGTGTTGACTTTATTCGACTGATCGTGACTgtgtaaattcaataaaattgtctTTAAAAACACCATCCGATGTAATAATGGTAATTATTCTTTAGGGAATTAACGCTGAGTGCATTCCTTCAACTTACGATGAAAATCTGGATCGAGCGAGGTATAAAACTCACGGAGAATACGTCCAGGACCTGGCTTATTACAAAGTCCAAGAGGTGTTCCAACGGCTGAAAAATGATCAGAAGTCGCCAGAGTTAATCATCGGGGCGGACACGATCGTCACAATGGGTGAGACGATCTACGGAAAACCAAAGGATAAAGCTGATGCATTTAGGATactgaataatttaaaaaacaaagagCACGAAGTATTTTCAGGGGTTTGTTTGAAAACCAGAAATAAAGAAGTTAAATTCTTCGAGAGCACGAAAGTCACCTTCGGAGACGTCTCCGAGGAGCAGATCAGGGCCTACATAGCGACCGGTGAACCAATGTAAGTGAAAGAACAAAAtatctttcaattttaatcacatatctcttttttttcatattttccagtGGTTAGAGACGGAAACTTTTCAACCACTAATCGTCATTCCATTTTATCAAGTATGCAAGATATTGAATCCTTTTTCTTAATAATTGAGACAAGGATTGATTAATTGTATacgtttttattattaatagaaCAAGGGGTTTGGCATGTTTCGATTTTCCTTTCCCTGATTTTCCGTTAAACATAACTAAAGTCACGATAAAGCCCGCGTTTACTAACAATTAGCGCTCAACGCTGTAAATCAATCTTCttatggaatgaaaatatcaCAGAAAAACGGAATTATAATATTATCCTTGTTAGGCGATCGTAATTGGTAATGAGGGGAAGAAGAATGCACTTGAGTTGCAATGGAGGCTTTGAATTCACATCGGTGTATTTAATTGACTTACCTGAAGCTACTAAATGTAAGAGCAgtcaaacatttttcaagagattgcattttctcatcatttcaaattcattattagaatttaataCTGTATTATATAAAGGACTCATCCTTTTGAAATCAGAGCAGAGTTGTTCTCTCCTTGTATGGATCGATTTCCAGTTTCTCGCTTAAATTAGGAATAGCTTTTAATAAGTTATTGGAATTGAATTCTAATTTAAGTAGAGATATGTTTTTGCGAAGATTTTCTTTCCCAAGAAAGTAGATGATTCTGGAACGAATCCTTCTTTCGTATAGGGGAAAAACGACTGTCTTCATATAAATTAGAATTCAATTCCCATAATTAATTGAGAGAGTCTTCTAAGTAAATCGAAACCGTGAAGCCTCATTTACATAATAACATAATCTCTGATTGCGAAAAGAGGAGTAGGTGATCCATTATATAATGATCACCATCATCAGCAGGTGATCATCTTGAACAAATCGGGATCTCTTACCCActaaaatgttaatttttgaAGTTTCTATTTCTCCGTTATTTCATACAATATGTTAATCTTTGATAACCAGCATGTATAATACCATAATTCCGTTTTTCGGTGATACTTTCAAACAGTATTGAGAAGAGTttatacaatatttttatgtgaTATTTCGTCTTATCAAGATTGACCTGCAGCGTATTTTCCAGACGAAACCGTGAGGAGTCTCGGTTTCGCGTGCAGTCCAACACTTCCCGGTTATTAAAATACTCACGAATATGTAAACGAcagttttttcctcattttttcgttacaaaaaccaactgatttttttttcaattttttagggACAAAGCAGGTGGCTATGGGATTCAGGGAATAGGAGGCTGTCTGATAAAGAAAATCAACGGCGATTATTACACAGTAATGGGACTGCCACTTTATTCCTTCATAAAACACCTGAATCAACTGTATTCCGATAATTGACGAAATAGACATTTttgatttagaaaaaaatcgattatctcAAAATCGTTGATAATTACCTTGAAAGAATGGAATCATTCGCAAgctaaaaaatttttcgattCAGTTCATTGGTTACAAGTTTTTCGTTTTCTATGGATAATCTCCAAAAAGatcaatattaaaatttgttATTCTGAAATAGTTTTTAGACACGTTATGTTTTCGTCGGGGCAAAGTGGGTTTATGGGCAGTGAACTCTATCCGAAATGTTTATGGCTATCCAGCAAGACTACGTTCAACTCTCGACATCGTCCGACGATCGAGTATTCACAAAAGCGTACATTCTCGATGGCGAAAAGCATCACTCAAATTTGTTGATGGGCGATCCCTTGGGGCTCTGAACACTTAAAAAAACCTCATCATTGATCTACCAACACGCTTTATTCCATTACAATCCATTCACAATCACAACAACTCGCAAAAAAGCGaaagaaattgataaaaaataacagaatatTGAAATTTGCTACAGTAAAAtcagcgaagtggtaaaagaaTAATTCagggtgatttttatttttcgttttatctATCCTATTAACCCTTCTACTGCCGGGCGAAACAGTGGTGCCTATTTCGCAAGTACAGCTGGAGCCGATATAACGGCTCCAGGCACTAAAAGGGTTAAGGagtggttaaaaaaaatcaagaaatttaTCGTTTCTTGTTATTACCTTCCTTCACCAAGAAAAAACTAATCGTAAAATACGAGATTTTTCAACACGTAAATTGCGATTTTGAAAACGTGAATTACTATTTGTACGAACGTAAATTACGAGGATGACCTCGTGGTTTACGCTGCTTCTTCCGTAATTTACGAGATCTCACAATCAACCAGCTGATCGATCAAAGattcagagagaaatttttgaaaaaatgtcttgaaaaGGTGAGTCCAGATGATTCAGAATCATTTGAAACGTAACGAGTTCGTACcgccagaaattttttttttcgattacaTTTACAATCTTATCAAACAAGGATGTTACGTGATTGAGATCTCGTAAATTACGGAAAAAGAACCGTAAATCACGAGATTGGACTTCGTAATTAACGTTTTTCCAAATCGTGATTTACGTATTCAAAATCGTACTTTACAAGtttaaaatcataattttcgtGTTTACTGATATGGTATTTTATGATTACTTTTGTCTGTGTGGTAAAGTTTCTAAGGACGTACGGAATCTCCGACAGCCTAGGAAAATTATAACGTaaataatttctgaaattATCATTTAGACATAAGCTTAAATGAAATGGCGATAGTTCCTGACTTTTTTGTATTGCCGATAAATCGACATTTTGGAGGAAACATTAGGATTATCAATATCCGATTCAACCTTATGCATAAGCGAGcactttaaaaattacctcaaCTACTATGGTTCTCCTAGGCTTTCTGATATTTATTCCACGATTTTTTGATACACTAAACAACctattttgcaaaaaataatcaatattttgactttttcaaaaaatgacgcctttgttttttttttcatttacaaagTCAcccaattttcaattgattttcggGACTAGGGGGTTCCCAAAAACCTCAGAGATATATATTTTAACTAGAAAAAATAgggaatatttccaaagagcctttttaataaatattgaggAATAAGTGAATAGAGTCAGAAAttgcagaggaaaaaaattcttttcgaCAACTATCCATTTACTTAAGAGAACTATTCATTGTTcacaaattatatttcttaGAGGCAGTCATTCTCAGAGGATTAATTAGAGTTCAATGATGACAATCCTATTGCTCTTGAGTATGGCTAGGCTGCCCAGAACTATAATGAAATccgttaatgatttttcacttctgtaaatttccaattttgtgGAGGGAAGA of Diachasmimorpha longicaudata isolate KC_UGA_2023 chromosome 3, iyDiaLong2, whole genome shotgun sequence contains these proteins:
- the LOC135160568 gene encoding dTTP/UTP pyrophosphatase isoform X1; the encoded protein is MLEPTVQALTTRVVLASGSPRRHEIIKNLGINAECIPSTYDENLDRARYKTHGEYVQDLAYYKVQEVFQRLKNDQKSPELIIGADTIVTMGETIYGKPKDKADAFRILNNLKNKEHEVFSGVCLKTRNKEVKFFESTKVTFGDVSEEQIRAYIATGEPMDKAGGYGIQGIGGCLIKKINGDYYTFLDTLCFRRGKVGLWAVNSIRNVYGYPARLRSTLDIVRRSSIHKSVHSRWRKASLKFVDGRSLGALNT
- the LOC135160568 gene encoding probable bifunctional dTTP/UTP pyrophosphatase/methyltransferase protein isoform X2, with the translated sequence MLEPTVQALTTRVVLASGSPRRHEIIKNLGINAECIPSTYDENLDRARYKTHGEYVQDLAYYKVQEVFQRLKNDQKSPELIIGADTIVTMGETIYGKPKDKADAFRILNNLKNKEHEVFSGVCLKTRNKEVKFFESTKVTFGDVSEEQIRAYIATGEPMDKAGGYGIQGIGGCLIKKINGDYYTVMGLPLYSFIKHLNQLYSDN